The following nucleotide sequence is from Ailuropoda melanoleuca isolate Jingjing chromosome 12, ASM200744v2, whole genome shotgun sequence.
TCTTCCCTGATGCTCACCTTCTGCCTCTCTATTACACTCTGATGGACCTCTGTGATTATACTGGGCCCACCTAAACAATCCAGGGTCATTTCCCATCTTAAGGTCTTTAGTTGAATCACATCTGCAaggtcccttttgccatataataTTGTAATATATCCACAGGTTCTGGTTCTTTGGGGAGTGATTATTCTGCCTAACACCAGGGCAGAGATGGGCTGCAAGAAGCTTCCAGTATGAACCAGGAGGTTATGAAAGAGACTATCCAGGGCATAAGGGGTTCTGCAGCACGGCTCCGACCAAGTCACTGAGTATACATGCTTCAGAACCATCTACTTTCATAGCCTTGACAACATCTCAACCTTAATTCCTGCTGTACTCTCCCCacgctctctgggcctcatttaaATGCCACCTTTTCTAACAAGCCTTCCTGTTGTCCCAGGGAGAATAACTGTTCCCTGGCCAGTAATCATGGAGCACTTTGTACGTGCTTCTAGCACTTCAACACACTACTTATCGTCCACCTCCCTTGTAAGATAAGGAACCACTTGAGAATTGGGATAATCTCACTCTAAATTTCAGAAAAAGACTAGCATAGTGCTTTGAACTTCGTATTTGTTCCCCTAGCATCTGTCCAATACTTAATGAGCACCCAAAAAGATAACGTATCTGTTTCCCAAGGTGTTTGCCCTCCAGTCTCCATTTAAAGACCCAGTACTTAGGCACCAGTGCCCGGAGACAGGCAAGACCTTGTCAGGGACAGCATTTCATTCAGGTGTATGAAGAatatgcttcttttctttttttttttttttttttaagatttgtttatttattttagaaaaaaccaggaagcagggagaggggcacaggaagagggagagagagtctcaagcagactcctctctgagtgtagagcctgacttggggctatattccaggaccctgaggtcatgacctgagctgaaatcaagagttgggtgctcaactgactgagccatccagacgcccctgGAGTATATGCTTCTTAATAAAAGAGAACAGGATCTCTTTAGATTTTGAGTTAAGTTCATTAGTATTTAGCATGTGCAAAGGGCAAGGAATGATTAGCAAAAGGGCCCAGCAGCCACAGAGTTAGAATTCTGGGGTCAGGAGAGATGGCAAAGACATAACTGACAATACAAAAGGCAAAGACCATGCATCTGCAAAAACTCAGCAAATGTATACTTTCATtttgtgcatttcattttatataaattttacatcaaaagaaaaagctaaacaaaTACTGAATTCTAGTTAATAACACAAATGCGCTTTCAAGTATTTAGGAGAAGTATATTGATGTACGCAATTTACTcgatacacacacaaaaaaagatggtCTGATAAAGAAATAGATCTATGTTAAAATAAGTAGAGTAAAATGTTAATGGCAGAGCCTAGGCGAGGGGTTTACGAGTATTCTTTTAATTTAGCTGTATGCTCAAAAGTTTTCATAATGAAATATGAGAAAAGGTAAGAATGAGACAGCAGAGAGGTATTGTGTGAAAGAGGCAAAAATGATGCTCTGGGTGTTCGTACTGTATCAGAGATACATATACAACCTATGCCACACCCAGTCCTGACCCTGCTTTGTAGTCAGAAGATGTAAGACAGGCTGATGTGATAGGAGACAACAACTCTGATAGGAGATATGCAAGGAGTACTGCTGGTCAAAGAGTATTGGAAGCAAAACATGTATTATAATATGaaacttccttttccttaaaataaaacttcttaaaaCCTAAAAGGTTTTTTAAACTATGTTACTAAGCCTTCAGTGTTTGAATTTATGTCCTGTAAAGCAAGGAAACCCATCATTTCTAGTATTTCTCTTtaacagaaacattttctcaCCAAATTCTGAAAAGCAACAAACCACTTccataacatttttaagatgaaGACATAAAGAACACAGTGCATGGGGCTTCTTGAAAAACAATCCATTTATATTTCCTTGACAACTGAATTTAATCAAAAACAGAAGTGTTCTCATTCCTTTTCATCCGTTCTTCTTCTATCCCCTAGTAAGGTTTTAAAGTTCTCTCATATAGTTCAGGCATATTTCTAGTTAAAATTAATATTAGGTATTCTATTACTGTGGTCAGTAGACTTTCTTCTACAAAGAGATgcgttatggggcgcctgggtggcacagcggttaaacatctgccttcggctcagggcgtgatcccggcattctgggatggagccccacatcaggctcctctgctatgagcctgcttcttcctctcccactcccctgcctgagttccccctctcgctggctgtctctatctctgtcataaataaataaaatctttaaaaaaaaaaaaaaaagagatgcgTTAGATTGTTACTGAGGACAGTAACACAATCTGTTCACTTACATTATTTCCTTTCCAGTCACTTCACTAAAAACTCATTGATGTTAACTGAATCTCTTCCACGTGGGGGGGGGGTATAGTTAATGAATTAATAAGAGTAATTTTGCAGTCTCTTTTCCAGAAGTTTGCTTTGTATCTATGTCAATACTGTGTTGTCCTAAGGGGAATGTGGAGACAATGTTAAtatgaaatactgaaaaaaagacTTCCTTCTGTGATTTATCTGAATCTCAAATCCCGGCCCTGTGGCGGGCACATGCTAAGAGCTCAGGAAACGTGTGttgagagaagaaatgagagaacaAGGGAACAATCTTCGAGAACAGGCAGGAATGTGTGAAAGCCACTGTGCAGGAGGCTTTGCAAGAAGGAGACAGCTCTGATGACGCACAGGACTTGGGTCAGAGAGAAAAGTTAGTGCAGCGCTGAGATGGCTCAAAAAGGGCGGCGGCGGCGTTGTGCTGTTTGCTCTCTGGACAGTGCAGTACAGCCCACATCGCCACCCCGACACGTTTCTCGGCGAGCCTTCTGGAGGACATgtcctccctttccctgcttcgTAAAGAACAAGATACTCTGCCCCTGAGGGACAGAACCGAAACGCTTCACCTTCTCCACAGACTTTGGGCGGGCTCCACGTGAGTCGCCGGGAGCCTTACCTGTGACACCGTACCAGGTACCAGATGATACGGATCACGGGATTAGCCTGACAACGCTCGTGTCAAGGGAAAACAACACCACATTACACTTGAGgggtctctgaaaaataaaactaggttAGACACATTCCCACCTCCCGCTCATCTATCCGCTTTAAACACACATGCTGAGGCTCACGGAGGTGGGAGCTGAGACACGGGGGTAAGAATGTTTCTGGCAAAGACCCACACCAACTGGCCGGCCCTTAGACACTGAAAATACTGATAGGACCAGAGACGCTGAGGAAAGTAAGCGTCCATCTAACGTCAACAAGGAAAGAGGGTTCTTTACTTCGTAGTTTCAGACGACACCGAGAAAGCGAAGCCGCTCGGCCCCTTCTCCCGCCGCCGCCGGCCGTCGGCGGACAGACCCGCTCGCGCAGGGCGCCACGCCGGCTCGGCCGGGGAACGCAAGGCTGCCGCTGCTAGAAAACGTCCTACTCCAACCAAAGGAGCACGACCCCGCTCCGCAGAGGCTACAGGAGCCACGGGCAGCGAGCGCTCGCCGCGGAGGCAGGACAGCAGGAGGGCACCCTCCTCCTGAATCACCGAGCGTCTGGCTCAGACCGGCCCGCACCGCATCCCCACGGAGCGCACGCAAACCCTCGGTGTCGCCACGGCTCCGGCCCAACAGGACCGCGTGCGTGAAGGCCACGGCGAGACCGTCGTTCACGCACGGGCTGAACACCACACCACACCAGGAGAAAGCGCTTCTCACCGAGGGGCTCGCGCCCGCCTGCAACGACCAGGCTAGCCAGCCCAGGGCCGCGGGACGGACGACCCAGCGAACACACCCCCCCGGCGCGCGTGTGTACCTGCAGCGAGCACCCAGCAGGCGCGCAGGGGGAGGGGATCCGTCACAATGGCAGCAGCAACGGCAAATCAAGGACGAGCCGGGCCTCCGCGAGCAGGCGCGCCGCGGCCACCGGCGTGCGCAGAGTCCGTCCCGGCGGCGGCCCGGCTCTCGGCCCGGGCCTCCTCACCCCCGGCCGGCCCGCCCGCGTCCCCTCACGCACGCGCCGCGGCCCCGACCCGTCCCACACACGCCCACCCTGCGTCCCCTCAAGCCCGCGTCCCCTCACGTTCGCGCAGCGGCCCCGGCCCGCCCCACACGCCCCCCAACTCACGTCCCTCCACGCACGCGCCGCGGCCCGGACCCGGCCCGCCCCCCACCACGTCCCTTCACGCATACGCCGCGGCCCGAGCCCGCCCCACACATGCTTCTCCCGCCCCACCCCCGTCTACGTACGCACGCGCCGCGGCCTCTCCGCCTAGAAGAGCAGCCGGGGCGCGAGCCCAGAATCCCTCCGCGGGGCGGGCCTGGACGGCGCGGGGCctcctgggaaatgtagtccccGCCCCTCGGATCTTGGGGCGGCTGAGCGCGGGAATTGTGGGTGCTGCTTTCCTCCTTCCGATTGGGGGGCTCCGGATGCCGCCGACCGCCGCCTGCCCAGCGCGCGCTCTCCTCTCCCCGCCCGCGGCGGCCCGGTGGTTGCGACGCCGAGAGGCAGGTACCCCGTGGACAGGTGAGCGCGCGGGAGCGTGTAGAGGAGACGGGGCCCGTGAGCGGGGGCGTGGAGAGCGGTCGCTCCGGTGCTCAGTGCCCACCCGGGCCTCGCGGGcagccaggcctggccctgcGGCCggccgggagggggcgggggccgAACGGGGAGGGGCCGCCTCGGTGAGCGCTGCTGGCAGTCGGTGGTGGGCTTCCCGCAGCGGCCGGTCCTTCGTGCGGGGCTTTCCCGGGATCCGTGTTAATCCCTTCGTGCATGCCTGCGCTGCCCCACAGTAACGAGATCTCCGTTCTCTAAGGCAAGCCCGGAATTAATAGGGCTTGAAATTATGTGAACCTTATTTGGACCGTAAGTCAAAGAAATTGCTTGTAAAGTCTAATGAGATACAAAAAAGTTTGAACACTCCGTATATATCTGATATTAAGCAATTCCTGGTAATTTGTGGGTGTGACTATatcctggttttgattttttaagaggtttttttcaGAGataaattctggggcgcctggctggctcagtccacacagcacgcaactcttgatgcgggggcggggggggggtagttcaagccccacgttgggcgtagagcttactataaaaaaaatgggtaaaaacacTACAGAGataaattatgaaatgtttaCAAATAATAGAGCATCCCCATATCTGCTTCAAAATACAGTGGGTACGAGAGAGTTCATCAGCTGTTACATTATAGGAACACTTTTTTTGCTTGTCAGTAATTCTTGCAAATGTTCTGAATGTGatgctattttattactttagtACACAGTCCTATTCaagttgttaatattttacttaggGCTTTTTTGGtgttcagaaataaaattgcattttaatctTCTTCCCTTGTACTGTCTGGGGGGCCCGCCTATGTGGGGCCACGACGGGGTGGAAGCGGGTGGCCCTGGCGGTGAAAAGAATTTCCCCAGGCGGATCAAAGGCGATAGACGTTTATTGAACCCAccgcaggggtgggaggggaggcggctggacagcagaggagaggccgTCTGCAGCAAGGCAGTGGATGGGgctgtttttttaagagagaaggtGAGAACGTATGGAGATGTATggcattttgcttttttggtaACTACCGGGTTGTACGTATTTTGAGGTGGGTCTCCAGATAGGCAGGTGTGTGTTCAGCCAAGGGGATCGCTGTAGGGCCTGTCCACATTCCATCATTCCAGCCTCTTCACCTAAAAGCGGCCTCTATGCTATCTTTGCAATACTGTCTGTTGTACCATAAAAAGATTTCACAAGTCTCGTGAATAATTTGGGAAGCCtcggatttttttccctcctattctGTAAAGTAGTTTTTCCATTGTAAGTTTTGGGCTCAAAATCTCCAGGCGTAGATATTTGccttctgattctttttcttctttttctttctttttttttttaatggttgttgATGGGTTTAAGTTTTGTAGTTCTTACTGAGTCAATTTCGACACTTAAAGTTTATAGAAAATTGTTCACCTGTGAATTTTCAAGTTTcgtggcataaagttgttcatactAATCTTCTATAGTGATtttttggagatttaaaaaatcacggctttttagtgatattttaaaatcattgctATAATTGtagccattttttcttttttgagcttAAGTCGGAGACAAGGTCATTGATCTCCCTGTGATGGTGTGGTAACCTCCAGCACAGTAATTGGCAGCATCTTCCCTCCCAGTGATGAGCTGCTCAGGGTGGAAAAGCTGGTGTTAGGTACCAGTGTGAACTTCATCAGTGACTGTGGATTCCACATCTACAAACACTGCCGTGCACCCATGTGTGCCAGCAGCTGTCTCACTGCAGAAGGTGTTGAAGGAGTTATCTCCTCCCCCAGTAGTCTTGTTAATTGGCATCTGACCATTGGGCTGGATGCCCTGTTCCAGGCAGTAGAGCTCCCAGCAGGCATTGCCAATCTGAACACCAGCCTGGATGGAAATGAATTTGCACATGGTTGCTGCCTTGTGGCTGCTGAGCAgatggcagagaggaagagaagaggtggTTGCTTCTTACAGCGCTGCTCTTAGGCGGTCCATGGAAGAACTTAACTTccctcagaattttaaaagtgggCAAAGCTAGATAGAAATGAAGCAGTGTTACCATTGAAAAGTCCTATCCTACACCTGTTCCTGTTCTTTTGTATGTAACCTGTTTATCATCTCTTGGCACGTTTAGATTCATCAGTTTATTTTTGGTATTCAAAACTTTCATGTTGATATGCTTAGTTCCAgtcttttaagaaattgcccgttttgggatgcctgggtggctcagtcagttaagcgtctgccttccactcaggtcatgatctcagggtcctgggatggagccgtgCACTGGgctgcctgcttctccatctcacGATGcgccccccatgctctctctctctctctcaaataaataaatagaatttttaaaaaaacaattgccCATTTTGATGGGTCAGTGCTTACATATTTCACTATTTTAAGGAATTTCTCCTGTATTTGtttgattctctcttctgttttttctttctggaactctgaATAATCTGGTGTTGAACCTTTGaaattgatcatataattttcttaccttttccctctctttgcaTATCTCTTTTGGGAGTTCTGCTTTCTGGAAGAGTTCTTCAGCTTTATCTTtaaatcttttaacttttttaattttttgttattatacttttaaatttcctaagaccatttattttgtgattttatatgtaaaaaaaaatcagccatacATTCCTATTAATGTTTTATGAATGAAATATCTCTCTGATGATTTTTAGACTTATATTATGAAAattccaaaacacaaaaaagtataaCAGACACCCCTTATATATCACTGTTTTGAAGCAGATCTTTTACAcgatatattgtaaatatttcaaaatctgtaTCCAATTATAActcctttaaaaatcataaaaaatatattattattacatcTACAGAATTAGCAGTACTTCTCTAATATCAAATGTATAGGCAGTGTTCAAAATTATCTctaatttcaggggtgcctgggtggctcagttgtcaagcgtttgcctttggctcagggcatgatcccggcattctgggatcaagccccacatcaggctcctccgctgggagcctgcttctccctctcccactccccctgcctgtgttccctctctcgctggctgtctccctctgtcaaataaataaataaaatcttaaaacaattttttttcctgttatttcataagtgtgtgtgtggtttttcttttaattttatttgactcATGGTCTAAATAAGTTTCATGAAGTTTTAGGTTTCTTTTAATTTAAGGTGTGCCTTAGAGAAATTATATCCCAATCTTGTTTCaacttgcatttctcttatgaGCATCTTTGAGGATGCTGCTGTCACTTTGAAATATACCAgtgtttttctcactttttagGACACCATTGGAATTCTAGGTTGAATCTGTTTTCCTTTAGCACTTTGAAGAAATTCTGCGGTCTTCTGGCCCCAAACAGATAGTCGTCAGCTGTCTTGACACCATTTAATAACTACTCCATCCTTTCCCCCCACTGATTCATAGTGCTGcctttatcatatattaaatgtCTAGCTACACATCAATCTGCTTCTgaagtttttttactttttattattgcCCCATTATCATCTGTTTGAGTTactagagatttttttaagagttttattcatttgacagcacaagcaggaggagtggcaggtagagggagaagcaggctcttcactgagcagggagcttgatgtagggctcgatcccaggaccctgggatcacaacattagccaaaggcagatgcttaaccaactaagccacccaggcaccccaagttacTAGAGatttataatgcatttttaaatatagtagGGTAAATACACACTATTTTAATAATTGCCTTGTTATTCATGTACTTTCATTTTCCTATAAAACCTTAAAATCAAATTGTCATTTCAAAATCCCTATTGAATAGATTAATGAAAATCCAATGCAATTCTAGGTagagaaaaattgaaatctttataattttgaatcTTTCCATTCATGATCATGATGAATCCCTCCATTTATTCAGATACTTTTTCCTGTTTGTCCCTAAAGTGTTTCGTTTTTCTAATTAGTTCTGTAACTAGGAAAGAAATAAAACGTGGGGAGTTGAGGAACAAGTCCAGAATACAATTCTTAGCTTAGGAAGCTTTAACCAGAAGATAAAGTAAGTTCCTTTTTGAAGAGGAAGcataactttctaattttttttccttctgaaagaaGGGtatgggtgggggcggggctccTTCACAAAACCTTAATTGCCATGGACTCACTCAgcttatttgataaatatttgttgagtgtctaCCATGTGCTAGGAATGTTCTAGGTAATTggaatacagcaatgaacaaatcaGATGGAAATCTACTTCTGTACGGTTTACACCAAAGCTACAGACTTATATACACTTGTGGCTTAAGAACATAGaatctgggacgcctgggtggctcagtcgttaagcgtctgacttcggctcagggcatgatcccagagtcctggtttcgaaccccacatcaggctcctccactgggagcctccttctttgtctcccactccccctgcctgtgttccctctcttgctggctgtctctctgttaataaataaaaacttaaaaaaaaaaaaaaagaacatagactCTACCTGTCAAAagatatttgtataaataaaatttccgATTCTGTGATTTTGTCCATTAAAACTGAACTCTATTGTAGCATTGAGATAGAGGGCTCACATTTGAAGGATATCATCTCATCTTCAAGAAGTAACACctgtaaaaaaaattagcataacAAATTATTGCATGATTTCTTGTGATCCAAAGTCTCTAAGCATTCATATTTTTGTAGTCATActgtatctttttaatatttattttaaagccttTGTTAAAAATGTATAGGAAAGTACTATGTCATCTTATTAACATTAAGGCCTCACTCTCAAAGTTTGGATCATAGATCATGCATCTTTGTTGATCCCATTCAAGTTCTAGACAGAATAAATTATCATGAGGAAACATGGACTCTGGGGAGAGAGATTGAATTGGAGGTAATCAAATGAATGTTTCAAAGTCACATATCTACCTTTAACAACTCCAGTAAAATTCCTGAGTACCAGCTGAATCCTCAGTGCTCTTAATCATGTATGAGGTTATTCAGGTAAACACGAAGTTATGTATAGGAAAGTAAGCATATGTAGAATAATTATGTTTCACAGGAAAATTATTATCCCATTCCAAAAGTTAACTTAAAAAGTTTCAGAGTACACACAAAATTTAATCAACCATGCCTCTTTGAACTGGTTctctttagctttttcttttaataatgcaTGCTCCTTTCACACAGTGCTAAACACTAGTCTCCAGGAGAAGCTAGTATAAATAACCAAGATGACAGTTCTAAAAGGGGGCCAAGGATGACAATATTGTATGTGACTACAAATCCCTGTAAAGATTTTAAGCAGGCCAATCCTTGGTGGGAGAAGTGGGAAGAGtctacaatttttctttttccttgttaaCAGTGGGGCCCTATTTCCACCTTTCTTCATTTACCTGAACTTGCCTCTTTGGCTACAGGGAGGACACCCAGTGAAATAAATGCATGCATGCCCTGATAGGATCAGAgagccaagaaaagaaatatcctgATCTCTGTACCTTATTGTGCAGGCAGATATCACTTTCAGACTCTCAAGATGGCAGCCATTAACCTATCCCTCATATGGGCTCTGCCAACACAGGATTCTGCCTGTTTATACATGAGAAATAATGAGGAAGAAAGGGTGGTGGCTGGATTTCCACAAACCTGGTTACAGGTACCAGTGACCTTTAAAGATGTGGCTGTGGAGTTTACCCAGGAGGAGTGGATGATGCTTGATTCTGGTCAGAGAAGAATTTGCAGAGATGTGATATTGGAAAACTATATGAGTCTTACCTCAGTGGAGTATCAATTATGGAAGCCTACTGTGATCTCCCCATTGGCTTAAGAAGAGATAAGAACTATGAAAAGGAGAATTCTCCAAGGCACCTATCCGGACTGGGAGATTCAACTTAAAACCAAAGAATCAACTCCTAAACAGATATTTGTAGGGAAAAATCATCCAATGGAGTAAAAATGATAAGATTCATAATGGGCAATTGGTCCTCCACATTAAGTGAAGACCAGGAATGCCATAAGGTCAGAAAACAGCACAAAATCCCAGAGAGAAATTTGAGGAAAGTGACCCGAAAGAAAACAACCTCTCGGGAGAGATTCTATGACCATCATGAATTAGAGAAAAACTCTGAACTTGGATCAAAACACGTTTTTTTCAAAGAGAGTTTCAACCAGTAAACATTGCCATAAATGTTACTTAAATATTGAgagtttgaggggcgcctgggtggcacggcggttaagcgtctgccttcagctcagggcgtgatcctggcgttatgggatcgagccccacatcaggctcctctgctgggagcctgcttcttcctctcccactccccctgcttgtgttccctctctcgctggctgtctctgtctctgtcaaataaataaaaatttaaaaataaataaataaatattgagagTTTGAAACATTATTCAGTCGTAAACAATTAAAAGAGAAACTGTAAGTGGGAAGTTCTGTGAAAGTCATAAATATGATAGAGATCTGTGGCATCTTGAAAAAATTCAGCAGAAAAATATGCATGCTTCAAACATGTTATACACTTCAAACATAATAATATGCTTCCTTTATATAACAATTTTCATATGGTGGAGAATTATGAAGGTAATAAAACCAAGACATTGTCATCATTCATCCATCCCACAGGCAACAGGAGCAAACTCCTAATGGAGAGGATATCATAAATGTAAtcaatgtgggaaagccttcaaaAGACTTTGTAATCTTATTTGGCACAAGAAAAGTCATGTGGGCAAAAAACAATATTAATGCAAAGAATGTGGGAAAGTCTCCAACAATTCCTCAACCCAAAGGAGACATGTAAGAACTCACACTGGTGAGAAACGCTACAAATGTAATCAATGTGGAAAAGCTTTCACTCAAAAAAcatctctgggggcacctgggtggtgcagtcgttaagcatctgcctttggctcagggcgtgatcccagcgttaggggatcgagccccacatcaggctcctctgctgggaacctgcttcatcctctcccactccccctgcttgtgttccctctctcgttggctgtctctgtcaaataaataaataaaatctttaaaaaaaaataaatctctgaagATTCATGTAAGAactcacactggagaaaaaccttATGAGTGTAATCCTTTGGTTCTTACCTAATAGTGCACAAGAGAATACACACTATGAAGAAACTCTGTGACTGCAGTGACTGTGGAAAAACCTTTACTACAAGCTCACACCTTAAAGTTCACAAGAAAATACACACTCGAGAGAATCTCTACAAATGTAATGACTGTGGGAAAGTTTTTAGTGGTCTCTCATCCCTTAGAATGCATGTGAGAACTCATGCTGAAGAGAAACCCTATCCATGTAAGGAATGTAGGAAAACCTTCAGTGTTTCCTCTTCCCTTAGGAGATATGTGAGAACTCACACGAGAAAAACCGTATGAATGTATTCAATGTGAAAAAGCCTTCAGTTGGAGTTCTTCACTTATTAAACACAAAAGAGCTTATACTGGGAGAGAAACTCCATAAATGTTATGAATGTGGAATTGCTTTATTCATTGTCTTAAGGTGGACTCCAACTCATTATTTCTGGCTTTATCATccaaaataagcatttaatacTATAGTCCTCTAAATACCTCTTTAACAATGTAACACATTTTGGtctgtttattttcattctaaatgTTGTACAAAATTTATGACTTAACGAGTCTATAGCTGTTTAGAATTCTATGTTTTATAGTTAAAAGTTTGCagttattttcttactgattttcttttttaaaaaagccattcagctgaggggcagggaaagatggcagaggagtaggggaccctgttTCAACCATTCCCCTGAATccagctggatatctaccagaccatcctgagcacccacgaaatcagcctgagatgtaagaagatacatcgggatctctacaaacagaacatctctggTGCTTGTtcttgaggtatgaagtgggagCCGAGAGTCTGCGGGCAGCtataggaagataaatggaaccgggagggagcctctgtgctcacgtgctgggaaggcagaagcctcccatgctggggagtgggctggacttGCAGACCAGCAGGAGCAGCAGAGAAAGATGTTTAGGACACCATcccccagactgaaacctggaacTCGGGAGCATGCGTGTGAACCGGGAGTGGCtggtggttttagaagcacaaagggcagagacgtgcccagccctgggagcaaggactggaagagcagctgtggggcgcacaacctaGGATACtg
It contains:
- the ZNF891 gene encoding LOW QUALITY PROTEIN: zinc finger protein 891 (The sequence of the model RefSeq protein was modified relative to this genomic sequence to represent the inferred CDS: inserted 8 bases in 5 codons; deleted 3 bases in 2 codons; substituted 4 bases at 4 genomic stop codons), with amino-acid sequence MPPTAACPARALLSPPAAARWLRRREAGTPWTGRYHFQTLKMAAINLSLIWALPTQDSACLYMRNNEEERVVAGFPQTWLQVPVTFKDVAVEFTQEEWMMLDSGQRRICRDVILENYMSLTSVEYQLWKPTVISPLAXEEIRTMKRRILQGTYPDWEIQLKTKESTPKQIFREKSSNGVKMIRFIMGNWSSTLSEDQECHKVRKQHKIPERNLRKVTRKKTTSRERFYDHHELEKNSELGSKHVFSKRVSTSKHCHKCYLNIESLRGSLKHYSVVNNXKRNXVSGKFCESHKYDRDLWHLEKIQXEKYACFKHVIHFKHNNMLPLYNNFHMVENYEGNKTKTXCHHSSIPQATGANSXWRGYHKCNQCGKAFKRLCNLIWHKKSHVGKKQYXCKECGKVSNNSSTQRRHVRTHTGEKRYKCNQCGKAFTQKTSLGIHVRTHTGEKPYECNXFGSYLIVHKRIHTMKKLCDCSDCGKTFTTSSHLKVHKKIHTRENLYKCNDCGKVFSGLSSLRMHVRTHAEEKPYPCKECRKTFSVSSSLRRYVRTHTXEKPYECIQCEKAFSWSSSLIKHKRAYTGRETP